The following proteins come from a genomic window of Methylorubrum populi:
- a CDS encoding DegQ family serine endoprotease: MRLAANAVRGRTPSLARRASSALAAAVLGLTVTVTALPIPAFARGPESLADLAEKVTDAVVNISASTTVEANSRGGRTMPQLPQGTPFEDLFEEFFKRRGQGAPKGDDDSSRGPTRKSNSLGSGFIIDASGIVVTNNHVIGDANDIQVILSDGTKLKAEIIGKDSKIDLALLRVKPTAERPLKAVPFGDSDKMRPGDWVMAIGNPFGLGGSVSAGIVSARGRNIESGPYDNYIQTDAAINKGNSGGPLFNMDGEVIGINTAILSPSGGSVGIGFAVPSGTASQVVDQLRQFGEVRRGWLGVRIQNVDEATAEALGLKGGAKGALVAGVDEKGPAKTAGLEVGDVIVKFNGVPVKSSSELPRIVAATPVGKTVDVQIVRKGEEQTKSVLLGRLEDGEKTQVANVKQPEAESANRQILGLSLSGLTDEARRRYNIKESVKSGVVVTKVDPNSTAADKRIQPGEVIVEVGQEAVANPTDVTKRVDALKKEGRKSVLLLVASASGDVRFVAIGLE; encoded by the coding sequence ATGAGACTCGCCGCGAACGCCGTCCGGGGCCGAACGCCGTCGCTTGCCCGGCGCGCCTCATCGGCCCTGGCCGCCGCGGTGCTCGGCCTCACCGTCACGGTCACCGCGCTGCCAATCCCGGCCTTCGCGCGCGGTCCGGAATCGCTCGCCGACCTTGCCGAGAAGGTGACGGACGCCGTGGTGAACATCTCGGCCTCGACGACGGTCGAGGCGAATAGCCGCGGCGGCCGGACCATGCCGCAGCTGCCGCAAGGCACGCCCTTCGAGGATCTCTTCGAGGAATTCTTCAAGCGGCGCGGTCAGGGCGCCCCGAAGGGTGATGACGACAGCTCGCGCGGGCCGACGCGCAAGTCGAACTCGCTGGGCTCGGGCTTCATCATCGACGCGTCGGGCATCGTGGTGACGAACAACCACGTCATCGGCGACGCCAACGACATTCAGGTCATCCTGTCCGACGGCACCAAGCTGAAGGCGGAGATCATCGGCAAGGATTCGAAGATCGATCTCGCCCTGCTGCGGGTGAAGCCGACGGCCGAGCGCCCGCTCAAGGCCGTGCCCTTCGGTGATTCCGACAAGATGCGCCCGGGCGACTGGGTCATGGCGATCGGCAACCCGTTCGGCCTCGGCGGCTCGGTCTCCGCCGGCATCGTCTCGGCCCGCGGCCGCAACATCGAGTCCGGACCCTACGACAACTACATCCAGACGGATGCGGCCATCAACAAGGGCAATTCGGGCGGTCCGCTGTTCAACATGGACGGCGAGGTGATCGGCATCAACACGGCGATTCTTTCGCCCTCGGGCGGCTCGGTCGGCATCGGCTTCGCGGTGCCCTCGGGGACGGCGAGCCAAGTGGTCGATCAGCTCCGGCAGTTCGGCGAGGTGCGCCGCGGCTGGCTCGGCGTGCGCATCCAGAACGTCGACGAGGCCACCGCCGAGGCGCTCGGCCTGAAGGGCGGCGCCAAGGGCGCGCTGGTGGCCGGCGTCGATGAGAAGGGCCCGGCCAAGACCGCGGGCCTCGAAGTCGGGGACGTCATCGTCAAGTTCAACGGCGTGCCGGTGAAGTCGTCGAGCGAGCTGCCCCGCATCGTCGCCGCGACCCCGGTCGGCAAGACCGTGGACGTCCAGATCGTGCGCAAGGGCGAGGAGCAGACGAAGTCGGTCCTCCTCGGCCGCCTGGAGGACGGCGAGAAGACCCAGGTCGCCAACGTCAAGCAGCCGGAGGCGGAATCGGCCAATCGCCAGATCCTCGGCCTCAGCCTGTCCGGTCTCACCGACGAGGCCCGCCGCCGCTACAACATCAAGGAGAGCGTGAAGAGCGGCGTGGTCGTCACCAAGGTCGATCCGAACTCGACCGCCGCCGACAAGCGCATCCAGCCCGGCGAAGTCATCGTCGAGGTCGGCCAGGAGGCGGTGGCGAACCCGACCGACGTGACCAAGCGCGTGGACGCCCTCAAGAAGGAAGGCCGCAAGTCGGTGCTGCTGCTGGTTGCCAGCGCGAGCGGCGACGTGCGCTTCGTTGCCATCGGCCTGGAGTGA
- the hflC gene encoding protease modulator HflC produces the protein MNNPAIRTGLLLIAAVVGIGLYASVFTVGQMQQALVLQLGRVRDVLNPVGQNKPGLYFKVPFTDSVVLFDKRVLDLDLPVQTLLTADRQNLEVDAFARYRIVDPLKFYQSVGTIALANQRLASFTNSALRNVLARTSRDAIVRTERSDLMNTIQEDVNRQAKGLGIEIVDLRMTRVDLPAKNSQAVYDRMTSERKKEATDIRANGDQAATLIRAKADRDVVVILAEANQQQEELRGQGDAEKNRILAEAFGQDADFFAFYRSMQAYEQSLKGQDTRLVVSPNSDFFRYFNDPQGRRPQGARNGAAQPTAAGASAGDATTGAVR, from the coding sequence ATGAACAATCCAGCAATCCGGACCGGCCTGCTTCTCATCGCCGCCGTCGTGGGGATCGGGCTCTACGCCTCGGTCTTCACCGTGGGACAGATGCAGCAGGCGCTCGTGCTTCAGCTCGGCCGCGTGCGCGACGTGCTGAACCCGGTCGGCCAGAACAAGCCCGGCCTCTACTTCAAGGTGCCGTTCACCGACAGCGTCGTCCTGTTCGACAAACGCGTGCTCGATCTCGATCTGCCGGTACAGACCCTGCTCACCGCGGACCGGCAGAACCTCGAAGTGGACGCCTTCGCCCGCTACCGCATCGTCGATCCGCTGAAGTTCTATCAGTCGGTCGGCACGATCGCGCTGGCGAACCAGCGTCTGGCGAGCTTCACCAACTCGGCGCTGCGCAACGTGCTGGCCCGGACCAGCCGCGACGCCATCGTGCGGACCGAGCGCTCCGACCTCATGAACACGATCCAGGAGGACGTGAATCGGCAGGCCAAGGGGCTCGGCATCGAGATCGTCGATCTGCGCATGACCCGCGTCGACCTGCCCGCCAAGAACAGTCAGGCGGTGTATGACCGCATGACCTCCGAGCGGAAGAAGGAGGCGACCGACATCCGCGCCAACGGCGATCAGGCGGCGACGCTGATCCGCGCCAAGGCCGATCGCGACGTCGTCGTGATCCTGGCCGAGGCCAACCAGCAGCAGGAAGAGCTGCGCGGTCAGGGCGACGCGGAAAAGAACCGCATCCTGGCGGAAGCCTTCGGGCAGGACGCGGACTTCTTCGCCTTCTACCGTTCGATGCAGGCCTACGAGCAGTCGCTGAAGGGGCAGGACACGCGACTCGTGGTGAGCCCGAACTCGGACTTCTTCCGCTACTTCAACGATCCGCAGGGCCGCCGCCCGCAGGGCGCCCGCAACGGCGCCGCCCAGCCCACGGCTGCGGGTGCTTCGGCCGGCGATGCGACCACCGGCGCGGTGCGCTGA
- the hflK gene encoding FtsH protease activity modulator HflK: MPWSNQSGGGGGPWGRPGGGNGGGPWGGGGGGKTPPDLEDLLRRGQDRLRGVMPGGGFGGGKGILVAAGLVLSAWLLTGFYIVKPNEVGINTVFGRYTSQSGEGLRYNFPYPIGSVQKPNVGIVNSIPIGYITTGSTTRQRDVPEESLMLTGDENIVDIDFEVQWRVNPLKAEDYVFNLANPEGTIKAISESAMREVIGRRNIQAILTNEQSSISQEVKEIVQSALDEYGAGVRIEVVQLTSVTPPPEVRPAFIDVNAAQQYAQQVRNEAETYASRVVPDARGNASKIIQGAEAYRSQATAEATGQASRFRQVYDSYKVAPEVIRERIFLETMERVLGSVNKVIIDQNGGVAGGASAAGVLPVLPLLDSGRTQTNGATSR, encoded by the coding sequence ATGCCTTGGAGCAATCAGAGCGGCGGCGGAGGTGGCCCCTGGGGCCGTCCCGGCGGCGGCAATGGCGGCGGCCCCTGGGGTGGCGGGGGTGGCGGCAAGACGCCCCCCGATCTCGAGGATCTGCTCCGGCGCGGCCAGGATCGGCTCCGCGGCGTCATGCCGGGCGGAGGCTTCGGCGGTGGCAAGGGAATCCTCGTGGCGGCGGGCCTCGTGCTCAGCGCGTGGCTGCTGACCGGCTTCTACATCGTGAAGCCCAACGAGGTCGGCATCAACACGGTCTTCGGGCGCTACACGAGCCAGTCCGGCGAGGGCCTGCGCTACAACTTCCCCTACCCGATCGGGTCCGTGCAGAAGCCCAACGTCGGCATCGTGAACTCGATTCCGATCGGCTACATCACGACCGGCAGCACCACGCGCCAGCGCGACGTACCGGAAGAGAGCCTGATGCTCACCGGTGACGAGAACATCGTCGATATCGATTTCGAGGTGCAGTGGCGCGTCAATCCGCTCAAGGCGGAAGATTACGTCTTCAACCTCGCCAATCCGGAGGGGACCATCAAGGCCATCTCCGAGAGCGCGATGCGCGAGGTGATCGGCCGCCGCAACATCCAGGCGATCCTGACCAACGAGCAATCCAGCATCTCTCAGGAGGTCAAGGAGATCGTCCAGAGCGCGCTCGACGAGTACGGCGCCGGTGTTCGCATCGAGGTCGTGCAGCTCACCAGCGTCACCCCGCCGCCGGAGGTGCGTCCCGCCTTCATCGACGTGAACGCAGCGCAGCAATACGCCCAGCAGGTGCGCAACGAAGCCGAAACCTATGCCAGCCGCGTCGTTCCCGACGCCCGAGGCAATGCGAGCAAGATCATCCAGGGCGCCGAGGCCTACCGTTCCCAGGCCACGGCCGAGGCGACCGGTCAGGCGTCCCGCTTCCGTCAGGTCTACGATTCCTACAAGGTCGCGCCCGAGGTCATCCGCGAGCGGATCTTCCTGGAGACGATGGAGAGAGTGCTCGGCTCCGTGAACAAGGTCATCATCGATCAGAACGGCGGCGTGGCGGGCGGCGCCAGCGCCGCGGGCGTGCTCCCCGTGCTGCCGTTGCTCGACAGCGGTCGGACGCAGACGAACGGAGCGACCAGCCGATGA
- a CDS encoding dihydrofolate reductase codes for MKIPRISLVVALARNGVIGRDNDLAWRISSDLKRFKALTMGKPILMGRKTWDSIGRPLPGRRSLVLTRERGRTIPGADVVHDWDAALAAAGGAELMVVGGAEIYRLALPHADRLHLTEVDAAPEGDAYFPPFDRSAFRETFSEAHAAGERDEFAFRFVDLDRIADR; via the coding sequence ATGAAAATCCCCCGCATCTCCCTCGTCGTCGCGCTTGCCCGCAACGGCGTGATCGGCCGCGACAACGATCTCGCGTGGCGAATCTCCAGCGACCTGAAGCGCTTCAAGGCGCTCACCATGGGCAAGCCGATCCTGATGGGCCGCAAGACCTGGGATTCGATCGGCCGTCCCCTGCCCGGCCGGCGCAGCCTCGTCCTGACGCGCGAGCGCGGCCGCACCATCCCCGGCGCGGACGTGGTGCACGATTGGGACGCGGCTCTGGCCGCGGCCGGAGGCGCCGAGCTGATGGTGGTGGGCGGCGCCGAAATCTACAGGCTTGCCCTTCCCCATGCGGACCGGCTGCATCTCACCGAGGTCGATGCCGCACCCGAGGGCGATGCGTACTTTCCGCCCTTCGACCGGAGCGCCTTTCGCGAGACCTTCAGCGAGGCGCACGCCGCCGGTGAGCGCGATGAATTCGCGTTTCGTTTCGTGGATTTGGATCGCATCGCCGATCGCTGA
- a CDS encoding thymidylate synthase, with amino-acid sequence MRAYHDLLTRILSEGVRKEDRTGTGTLSVFGHQMRFDLADGFPLVTTKQLHLRSIIHELLWFLKGDTNIAYLKENGVTIWDEWADASGDLGPVYGKQWRSWAKPDGGTVDQIAWVLDEITRNPDSRRLIVSAWNPADLDRMALAPCHCLFQFYVAEGRLSCQLYQRSADAFLGVPFNIASYALLTAMMAQVTGLQAGDFVHTFGDAHLYANHLEQTRLQLSREPRALPRLRLNPEVRSLFDFRFEDIVIEGYEPHPAIRAPVAV; translated from the coding sequence ATGCGCGCCTATCACGATCTGCTCACCCGCATCCTCTCCGAGGGCGTCCGCAAGGAGGACCGCACCGGCACGGGCACGCTCTCGGTGTTCGGCCACCAGATGCGGTTCGATCTTGCGGACGGCTTTCCCCTGGTGACGACGAAGCAGCTTCACCTGCGCTCGATCATCCACGAGTTGCTGTGGTTCCTGAAGGGCGACACCAACATCGCCTACCTCAAGGAGAATGGCGTCACGATCTGGGACGAGTGGGCCGACGCCAGCGGCGATCTCGGCCCCGTCTACGGCAAGCAGTGGCGCAGCTGGGCCAAGCCGGACGGCGGCACGGTCGATCAGATCGCCTGGGTTCTCGACGAGATTACCCGCAATCCGGATTCGCGCCGGCTGATCGTCTCGGCCTGGAACCCGGCCGACCTCGACCGGATGGCGCTTGCCCCCTGCCACTGCCTGTTCCAGTTCTACGTCGCCGAGGGGCGGCTCTCCTGCCAACTCTACCAGCGCTCGGCCGATGCCTTCCTCGGGGTGCCGTTCAACATCGCGAGCTACGCGCTGCTCACGGCGATGATGGCGCAGGTGACGGGGCTGCAGGCCGGCGATTTCGTCCACACCTTCGGTGACGCGCATCTCTACGCCAACCACCTGGAACAGACCCGGCTCCAGCTCTCGCGCGAGCCCCGCGCCCTGCCCCGGCTGCGCCTGAACCCGGAAGTGCGTTCGCTGTTCGACTTCCGCTTCGAGGACATCGTGATCGAGGGCTACGAACCGCATCCCGCCATCAGGGCGCCGGTGGCCGTCTGA
- a CDS encoding CPBP family intramembrane glutamic endopeptidase, which yields MPPAPADAGPSKWPLAPAKTGLAWLGRVLLIIAVPLTILLLASALAIAMVRVGGDLRLGIDPFTSSAARPRLPLSEVAGRAVAMDALRQVLMALLVVALAVLASGGAWRRRLGLARPLEARTPMRRLWLLLPLWPLIHIAWVTTTAAALHMNFGNGVRLSPFLSPVMLGLWFAFVVVLAPIAEELLLRGETFARASAFLGPAGTIVATALLFCLAHVSLDPGAKGALARPLTLLPLALTLGWLRWRTGRLWPCILLHGWSNFCLVAYQLGPGLLR from the coding sequence ATGCCGCCCGCCCCCGCCGACGCGGGTCCGTCGAAGTGGCCCCTGGCTCCGGCCAAAACCGGGCTGGCGTGGCTCGGCCGGGTGCTTCTGATCATCGCGGTTCCGCTCACGATCCTTCTCCTGGCGAGCGCGCTCGCCATCGCCATGGTCCGGGTCGGTGGCGACCTGCGTCTCGGCATCGACCCGTTCACCAGTAGCGCGGCCCGCCCGCGCCTGCCGCTCTCTGAAGTTGCCGGCCGCGCCGTCGCAATGGATGCCCTCCGGCAGGTGCTGATGGCACTTCTCGTCGTCGCGCTGGCTGTCCTGGCCTCCGGCGGTGCGTGGCGCCGGCGGCTCGGATTGGCGCGGCCGCTCGAAGCGCGGACGCCGATGCGGCGGCTCTGGCTGCTGCTGCCGCTCTGGCCGCTGATTCACATCGCCTGGGTGACGACCACCGCGGCGGCGCTCCACATGAATTTCGGCAACGGGGTGCGTCTTTCGCCCTTCCTGAGCCCAGTGATGCTCGGCCTGTGGTTCGCCTTCGTCGTTGTGCTAGCCCCGATCGCGGAGGAATTGCTGCTGCGGGGCGAGACCTTCGCCCGGGCCAGCGCCTTCCTCGGGCCGGCGGGAACGATCGTGGCGACGGCGCTGCTCTTCTGCCTCGCCCACGTCTCTCTCGATCCCGGTGCCAAGGGTGCGCTTGCCCGGCCGCTGACCCTGCTGCCGCTGGCGCTCACGCTCGGCTGGCTGCGCTGGCGAACCGGCCGGCTCTGGCCCTGCATCCTGCTCCACGGCTGGAGCAACTTCTGTCTCGTCGCCTACCAACTCGGACCGGGCCTCCTGCGATAG
- a CDS encoding SspB family protein, translated as MAEDLIRYDLLVQDALRGVVRKVLTDAARDGLSGEHHFYISFRTEAPGVRMSQRLREKYPQDMTIVLQHQFWDLGVTEHSFEVGLSFSGVPERLLIPFDALSGFFDPSVQFGLKFDLNEGAEGEQSEESQPSAPAKAGPRGAASEPAEIKPKGTGLATVQSGPKIVPTLPVGGKAKADGKPDDKSEDGSEAKPEAAEKTERDGTAEVVSLDAFRKKN; from the coding sequence ATGGCCGAAGATCTGATCCGTTACGATCTCCTGGTTCAGGACGCCCTGCGCGGCGTTGTGCGCAAGGTGCTGACCGATGCCGCCCGCGACGGGCTGTCGGGCGAGCATCACTTCTACATCTCGTTCCGCACCGAGGCGCCGGGCGTGCGCATGTCGCAGCGCCTGCGCGAGAAGTACCCGCAGGACATGACGATCGTCCTGCAGCACCAGTTCTGGGATCTCGGCGTCACCGAGCACAGCTTCGAGGTCGGCCTGTCCTTCTCCGGCGTGCCCGAGCGGCTGCTGATCCCGTTCGACGCGCTTTCGGGCTTCTTCGACCCGTCCGTGCAGTTCGGCCTCAAGTTCGATCTCAACGAGGGCGCCGAAGGCGAACAGTCCGAGGAGAGCCAGCCGAGCGCGCCGGCCAAGGCCGGCCCCCGCGGCGCGGCCTCCGAGCCCGCCGAGATCAAGCCGAAGGGAACGGGTCTCGCGACCGTTCAGAGCGGGCCGAAGATCGTTCCGACCCTTCCGGTCGGCGGCAAGGCCAAGGCGGACGGCAAGCCGGACGACAAGTCCGAGGACGGCAGCGAGGCCAAGCCGGAGGCCGCCGAGAAGACTGAACGCGACGGCACTGCCGAGGTCGTGAGCCTCGACGCCTTCCGCAAGAAGAACTGA